Sequence from the Herbaspirillum sp. meg3 genome:
TTGCGTAACGAGAAGATTACCTATAAAATACGGCAGCATTCTTTACAGAAGCCGCCCTATATTTTGGTGGTCGGCGATAAAGAGCGCGATACAAACACAGTGGCCGTGCGTGCGCGAGGCAATGTCGATCTGGGTGTCATGCCTATCGATGTCTTGGTGGAACGCCTCAAAACTGAGGTGGAAACCAAAGCCTAAAGGAGCAAAGCTCCTTCCAGCGCAAGAGCACGGCTTAATTTATTGGACGTTAAAAGGAAACTGCAATAGCTACTGACAAGTCGCATCGCATCAACGGTGAAATTACAGCACCGGAATTGCGTTTATCCGGAGTCAATAACGAACCGCTTGGTATCGTCAATTTGGCTGAAGCTTTCCGTCTGGCGGAAGAGGCTAACGTGGATCTGGTGGAAATCGCACCGACCGCACAGCCTCCTGTTGCGCGCCTGATGGACTATGGCAAGTTTAAATATCAGGAGCAGAAAAAAGCTCATGAAGCCAAGCTGAAGCAGAAAGTCATTCAGGTCAAGGAAGTCAAATTCCGCCCTGGCACGGATGACGGCGATTACAACATCAAAGTGCGTAATCTGACCAAGTTCCTGGAAGAGGGTGACAAGACCAAGATTACACTGCGTTTTCGCGGTCGTGAAATGGCTCACCAGGAGATCGGCATGCGCGTGTTGGAGCGCTTGAAGGTGGATCTGGAACCGTTTGGCCAGGTCGAGCAGTTTCCAAAGATGGAAGGACGCCAGATGATCATGGTCCTGGCGCCTAAAAAGAAGAAATAAGCTGAACTTGAGTAAGCTTGATTCTGTAGGTTGAGCAAGTTAAGCAAGAAGAAGCAGCCATGCTTCTTCGCGCATCCCAAGGTAGGTCTTTGCGATGCGTATTCCGGTCAAGCAAGCGTTAGCTGTAGCGAAACCGAAGATTTTGTCGGGAAGCAGTCGTTTTGTTTTCCGCAAAAGCAGCAGTGAAAACTGCTGCCAATAAGTGAGAGCAGGCATCAAAGAGCAGCGCATTGCTGCCACCTGCAATCATCAAAAAATGGAGCTGTCCAAAAAGGACAGATAGTGTCATGCCAAAAATGAAGACGAAAAGCAGCGCCAAAAAGCGCTTTCGTGTACGTCCAGGTGGAACAATCAAATGTGGTCACGCTTTCAAGCGCCACATCTTGACCAAGAAAACCACCAAAGTTAAACGCCAGTTGCGCGGTATTACCAATGTCAATGCTGCAGACGTCGTATCCGTCATGCGCATGATGCCGAACGCTTAACCTCACCATCACTAAGGAGCTACTATGCCTAGAGTTAAACGTGGGGTAACAGCACGTGCCCGTCATAAAAAAGTCCTGGCGCAAGCCAAGGGTTACCGTGGTCGCCGCAGCACCGTCTATCGTATCGCCAAGCAAGCAGTCATGCGCGCTGGCCAATACGCATACCGTGACCGCCGCAACAAGAAGCGCGTATTCCGTGCATTGTGGATCGCCCGTATCAACGCTGCTGCTCGTGAGCATGGCGTGACATACAGCGTGTTCATGAACGGCCTGAAGCGTGCTTCGATCGAACTGGACCGTAAGGTTCTGGCCGATATGGCTGTGACTGACAAGCCAGCATTCGCTGCGATTGTCAATCAGGTGAAAGCCAACATCGCTAAGTAATTAGCTATGTTGCAGTCGTCGTCCGGTTTCGGGCGGCGCTGCAAATCTTGCGGGGCAGAGGTGAAATACCTGTGCCCCGTAGTCGTTTTGAATCTCCGTATTTCAATTTGTTTTTTCGACTTCGTCGTTAGAACTTGTTCAAGATCTGCAGCCAACGGCAGCAAAGGTCAGATCATGGCCTCGCAGTGAGATGTTGAACAGGTTCTCAGAGCCGGATCGGTTCTTAGATTACTCAGATATCTGTCTGAATGGAGCGAGACTTACCGCATGAATTCCCTAGAACAACTCGTTGCACAGGCCCAGGCCGACTTTGCCGGCGCACCCGACGCTGCAGCCCTGGAAAACGCCAAAGCCAAATACCTTGGCAAAACCGGTCAGATCACTGAGCAAATGAAGGGCCTTGGCAAGCTGGCTCCTGAAGAACGCAAGGTGCAAGGCGCCGTCATCAACGCCGCCAAAGAGCAGATCGAGAACGCGCTGACTGCGCGCCGTGACGCACTTGCCAACGCACAAATGCAAGAGCGCCTGAACGCCGAAGCGATCGACGTTACTTTGCCGGGCCGCGGCCGTGGCAAGGGCGGCATCCATCCGGTCATGCGTTCGTGGCAGCGCGTTGAAGAAATCTTCCGCTCGATCGGCTTCGACGTTGCCGATGGCCCCGAAATCGAAACCGACTGGACCAATTTCTCCGCACTGAACAGCCCGGAAAACCATCCCGCGCGTTCGATGCAGGACACTTTCTACATCGAAGGCAACGACACGCAAGGCAAGCCGCTGCTGCTGCGTACGCATACCAGCCCGATGCAGGTGCGCTATGCGCGTATGAACAAACCGCCGATCAAAGTCATCGCGCCGGGCCGCACTTATCGCGTTGACAGCGACGCGACGCATTCGCCGATGTTCCATCAGGTCGAAGGCCTGTGGATCGCTGAAGACATCAGCTTCGCCGACCTCAAGGGCGTGTACCTCAACTTCGTCAAAGCTTTCTTTGAAACCGACGACCTCCAGGTGCGCTTCCGTCCATCGTATTTCCCGTTCACCGAACCATCGGCGGAAATCGATATCGCCTTCGGCAGCGGTCCATTGAAAGGCCGTTGGCTGGAAGTATCCGGCGCAGGCCAGGTGCATCCGACCGTGGTGCGCAACATGGGCCTCGATCCAGAGCAATACATTGGTTTCGCGTTCGGCTCCGGCCTCGAGCGCCTGACCATGCTGCGCTATGGCATCAACGACCTGCGTCTGTTCTACGAAGGTGATCTGCGCTTCTTGAAGCAATTTAACTGACGCAATTCAATTGAACAATGTGATGCCGGGCCGGCGCAGAATATCCTCTGCGCTGCCTTGCGAACTGTATGGACTGTCCGGATTTCCGGACCATAGCTGAAGGTTTGAATCATGCAATTCTCTGAAAACTGGTTGCGTACCATGGTCAATCCGAAGATGACTTCGGATGAGTTGTCGCACTTGCTGACAATGTCGGGCCTGGAAGTGGAAGAAGTCGAAGCGGTCGCGCCGCCGTTCTCCAACGTGGTGGTCGGCGAAGTGCTGGAAATCGCCAAGCACCCGAACGCCG
This genomic interval carries:
- the infC gene encoding translation initiation factor IF-3 yields the protein MATDKSHRINGEITAPELRLSGVNNEPLGIVNLAEAFRLAEEANVDLVEIAPTAQPPVARLMDYGKFKYQEQKKAHEAKLKQKVIQVKEVKFRPGTDDGDYNIKVRNLTKFLEEGDKTKITLRFRGREMAHQEIGMRVLERLKVDLEPFGQVEQFPKMEGRQMIMVLAPKKKK
- the rplT gene encoding 50S ribosomal protein L20: MPRVKRGVTARARHKKVLAQAKGYRGRRSTVYRIAKQAVMRAGQYAYRDRRNKKRVFRALWIARINAAAREHGVTYSVFMNGLKRASIELDRKVLADMAVTDKPAFAAIVNQVKANIAK
- the pheS gene encoding phenylalanine--tRNA ligase subunit alpha; the protein is MNSLEQLVAQAQADFAGAPDAAALENAKAKYLGKTGQITEQMKGLGKLAPEERKVQGAVINAAKEQIENALTARRDALANAQMQERLNAEAIDVTLPGRGRGKGGIHPVMRSWQRVEEIFRSIGFDVADGPEIETDWTNFSALNSPENHPARSMQDTFYIEGNDTQGKPLLLRTHTSPMQVRYARMNKPPIKVIAPGRTYRVDSDATHSPMFHQVEGLWIAEDISFADLKGVYLNFVKAFFETDDLQVRFRPSYFPFTEPSAEIDIAFGSGPLKGRWLEVSGAGQVHPTVVRNMGLDPEQYIGFAFGSGLERLTMLRYGINDLRLFYEGDLRFLKQFN
- the rpmI gene encoding 50S ribosomal protein L35, whose translation is MPKMKTKSSAKKRFRVRPGGTIKCGHAFKRHILTKKTTKVKRQLRGITNVNAADVVSVMRMMPNA